In one Bacillus thuringiensis genomic region, the following are encoded:
- a CDS encoding MFS transporter, with protein MRNLSLIYYLGSKICITLADIVYVMIITTHIYIATKSATITALFPLLQVITNLIANISAPLIIKRFPSYTLLYTLQWLKTVFLLLLMILFPVLSTNIIALLTFIFVISLCSGWSAPLLYGILPRLTPKEKLVKVNSIFSFSTQIVQAVAYSFTSIVVLLIGATSTLMINNILMIFGCIALHFSLRSIHTERIADSPSSKSTILLEGWKLLFQNPSLRTVTYMDLIETFAGTIWIGAITMAYVTTILHKGEEWWGYINTSYYVGTLIGGLLAWKMSSYIQNNLIRSMSIGSLIFSILTFLYGMTSSGFIALFLCVLMGPCYQIRDISQTTVLQSSVAPALLSKMYTAHGALLSTASGLSMLSIGIITDMFGVRTIYIIASILILCSACLSFSLLKYHKTEQNDISL; from the coding sequence TTGAGAAACCTGTCACTAATCTACTATTTAGGTTCAAAAATATGCATTACTCTCGCTGACATCGTATATGTAATGATTATTACAACTCATATTTATATAGCAACTAAATCAGCTACTATTACTGCTCTTTTTCCATTATTACAAGTTATCACAAATCTAATTGCTAACATCTCTGCACCACTTATAATAAAACGTTTTCCATCTTATACGTTGTTATATACGCTCCAATGGCTGAAAACAGTCTTTTTACTATTATTAATGATTTTGTTCCCGGTCTTATCCACAAACATTATAGCTCTATTAACTTTTATTTTTGTCATTTCATTATGTAGTGGGTGGAGTGCTCCATTATTATATGGTATTCTTCCGCGCCTTACACCGAAAGAAAAATTAGTAAAAGTAAATAGTATCTTTTCCTTTTCAACACAAATTGTGCAAGCCGTTGCTTATTCATTTACGAGTATTGTCGTTCTTCTCATTGGTGCTACTTCTACACTCATGATTAATAACATTTTAATGATTTTCGGATGTATTGCATTACATTTTTCATTACGTTCCATACATACTGAAAGAATAGCAGATTCTCCCTCTTCCAAAAGTACTATTTTATTGGAAGGTTGGAAACTCCTATTTCAAAATCCTTCTCTCCGTACCGTTACATATATGGACTTAATCGAAACTTTCGCAGGGACAATATGGATTGGTGCTATTACGATGGCATACGTTACGACTATCCTTCATAAAGGCGAAGAATGGTGGGGATATATTAATACAAGTTATTATGTTGGCACGTTAATCGGTGGTCTATTAGCATGGAAAATGAGTTCCTATATTCAAAACAATTTAATACGATCTATGTCGATTGGCTCTCTTATATTTAGCATTCTTACATTTTTATACGGTATGACGAGCAGCGGATTTATTGCGCTTTTTCTATGTGTTCTAATGGGACCATGTTATCAAATTAGAGATATTTCCCAAACGACTGTTTTACAATCAAGTGTCGCCCCTGCTTTATTATCCAAAATGTATACAGCACATGGTGCACTTCTTTCAACAGCCTCTGGACTATCTATGCTTAGCATTGGCATTATTACTGATATGTTCGGTGTTCGTACAATTTATATCATCGCTTCTATTCTTATTTTATGTTCCGCTTGTTTATCTTTTAGTTTATTAAAATATCATAAGACAGAGCAGAACGATATTTCACTTTAA